A section of the Phycodurus eques isolate BA_2022a chromosome 4, UOR_Pequ_1.1, whole genome shotgun sequence genome encodes:
- the ptpn3 gene encoding tyrosine-protein phosphatase non-receptor type 3 isoform X1 translates to MPNPDLLCLVQLLDGTIETFRVNKQDEGAVLLDRVCDHLDLQERQLFSLQIKESGTAVASVAADAHSPRWLEPERPLKKQLKGVACPFYLNFRVRFFISDPNSLQCEQTRNLYFLQIWTDIKEGRLQCPLSSAVVLASYAVQSELGDHGPSRQSGYLSKCHFIPEQDENFASKVEELHPKHNGLTKSEAELCFLNTARTLELYGVEPHAALDTNNAPLTVGLASSGVAIFCNMICSSFFPWGNIIKISLKRKRFFIHLKRKHGETQDCVVSLVLPCSKTCKNLWRSCVDHHSFFSCSRSAGSPKHNKSNVHSYRRLITQHLGLANSKNERCPHSVSYVFLSEIPKYYRSCRHLCSGPVCQRVVGGMVWNPVLRRSISSEYLETKSLPSRSPPSTPNWRSPRVRHGVRKVRPSSMELSGEQKDASEGEDVFYTYRASVGGSKGSEGDASLHQLDEIPLQADDGAAEEDGVSGSVYSNKALGEGDLLLIRIAPDREGKFGFNVKGGVDQKMALAVSHVKPDSPAGRCEPKLLEGDQVVLINGRDISEHTHDQVVMFIRASRESHSRELALLVKRKGPGRAAALLLPSPALALAAPSRGDAPPSPGRSGRVATLDESMRLLERGIQSGTLCFHFENLYRRKPGLSLSCARLPKNMDKNRYRDILPYDATRVALQGQDDYINASHIAVEPPVSGVCLRYVAAQGPLPQTCAHFWQTVWEQQSHTVVMLTTLTERGRTKCHQYWPHPPEGKDYGHVRVTCHSEECNLAYVTRRFTLAHTQRGEERAVTHLQYVAWPDHGVPDDPSDFLLFVGSARERRRAREPLVVHCSAGIGRTGVLITMETALTLLDRGLPVFPLDIVKTLRDQRAMMIQTTCQFQFVCEAILRVYKEKRGGSAAP, encoded by the exons ATGCCAAATCCGGACCTGCTCTGCCTAGTTCAGCTGCTGGACGGCACCATCGAGACCTTCCGAGTAAAC AAGCAAGATGAAGGTGCGGTTCTGTTGGACCGAGTGTGCGACCACCTGGACCTGCAGGAGAGGCAGCTCTTCAGTCTGCAGATCAAAGAGTCCGGCACGGCCGTCGCCTCCGTCGCAGCCGACGCGCACTCGCCT AGATGGTTGGAGCCTGAGAGACCCTTGAAGAAGCAGCTAAAAG GTGTCGCGTGTCCCTTTTATCTAAACTTCCGGGTGCGCTTCTTCATTTCCGATCCCAACTCTCTGCAGTGTGAACAGACGAG GAACCTTTACTTCCTCCAGATCTGGACTGACATTAAAGAGGGCAG GTTGCAGTGCCCGCTGAGTTCGGCCGTCGTGCTGGCCTCTTACGCCGTCCAGT CCGAGCTGGGGGACCACGGTCCGTCCCGGCAAAGCGGTTACTTGTCAAAGTGCCACTTCATCCCTGAGCAGGACGAGAACTTTGCATCCAAAGTGGAGGAGCTGCATCCCAAGCACAA CGGTCTGACGAAAAGTGAGGCAGAGCTGTGTTTCCTCAACACGGCCCGGACGCTGGAGCTGTACGGCGTGGAGCCGCACGCCGCCCTG GACACCAACAATGCCCCTCTCACGGTGGGCTTGGCATCAAGCGGCGTTGCGATATTCTGTAATATGATTTGCTCCAGTTTCTTCCCCTG GGGAAACATTATCAAGATTTCATTAAAGAGGAAGCGCTTCTTCATCCATCTCAAGCGCAAACAT GGGGAGACCCAGGACTGCGTGGTGTCGCTGGTTCTGCCGTGCTCCAAGACCTGCAAGAACCTGTGGCGCTCCTGTGTGGATCACCACTCCTTCTTCAGCTGCAGCCGCAGCGCCGGGAGccccaaacacaacaaaagcaaCGTTCATTCCTACAGGCGGCTGATTACTCAGCACCTGGGCCTGGCAAACAGTAAAAACGAAAGGTGCCCCCATAGTGTATCGTATGTATTTCTGTCGGAAATACCGAAATATTACAGATCTTGTCGACATCTTTGTAGCGGTCCGGTTTGCCAGCGTGTAGTGGGCGGGATGGTGTGGAACCCGGTCCTGCGCCGGTCCATTTCGTCAGaatatttggaaacaaagaGTCTGCCGTCTAGATCGCCCCCCAGCACGCCCAACTG GCGCAGTCCTCGCGTTCGCCACGGCGTCCGCAAAGTGCGCCCGTCGTCCATGGAGCTGAGCGGCGAGCAGAAAGACGCGTCCGAGGGCGAAGACGTCTTCTACACGTACAGGGCGTCCGTCGGCGGCAGCAAGGGCAGCGAGGGGGACGCGTCGCTGCATCA GTTGGACGAGATCCCGTTGCAAGCCGACGACGGCGCAGCAGAAGAGGACGGCGTCAGCGGCTCCGTCTACAGTAACAAG GCCCTCGGCGAGGGCGACCTGCTGCTGATACGCATTGCCCCCGATCGCGAGGGCAAGTTTGGCTTCAACGTTAAA GGCGGGGTGGATCAGAAGATGGCTCTCGCCGTATCCCACGTTAAACCCGACTCTCCG GCCGGTCGATGTGAGCCCAAACTGCTGGAGGGTGACCAGGTGGTGCTCATCAACGGTCGAGACATTTCTGAACACACGCACGACCAGGTGGTCATGTTCATACGGGCCAGCAGAGAGTCGCACTCCCGGGAGCTGGCCCTGCTCGTCAAACGCAAAG GTCCCGGCCGAGCGGCGGCGCTCCTGCTGCCGTCCCCGGCCCTCGCCCTCGCCGCTCCGTCCCGGGGAGACGCGCCGCCGTCTCCCGGCCGCTCGGGGCGGGTCGCCACGCTGGACGAATCCATGCGACTGTTGGAGAGAGGAATTCAGTCAGGGACGCTGTGCTTCCATTTCGAG AATTTATACAGGAGGAAGCCCGGCTTGTCGCTAAGCTGCGCTCGGCTTCCCAAGAACATGGACAAGAATCGCTACCGGGACATTTTACCCT ATGACGCAACCAGAGTCGCCCTCCAGGGCCAGGACGACTACATCAACGCCAGCCACATCGCG GTGGAACCTCCGGTGTCTGGGGTGTGTTTACGTTATGTTGCAGCTCAGGGTCCACTGCCGCAGACCTGCGCTCACTTTTGGCAAACTGTTTGGGAGCAGCAGTCGCACACCGTCGTCATGCTTACAACTCTGACGGAGCGGGGAAGG ACCAAGTGCCACCAGTACTGGCCGCATCCGCCGGAAGGCAAGGATTACGGACACGTGCGGGTGACGTGTCACTCGGAGGAGTGCAACCTGGCCTACGTGACGCGGCGGTTCACCCTCGCGCACACTCAG CGGGGCGAAGAGCGTGCGGTCACGCACCTGCAGTACGTGGCGTGGCCCGACCACGGCGTACCCGACGACCCCTCCGACTTCCTGCTGTTCGTCGGCTCGGCGCGGGAGAGGAGGCGAGCCCGAGAGCCTCTCGTGGTGCACTGCAG CGCCGGGATCGGACGGACGGGCGTTCTGATCACCATGGAGACGGCGCTGACGCTGCTGGATCGGGGGCTGCCGGTGTTCCCGCTGGACATTGTCAAAACACTGAGAGATCAGCGAGCCATGATGATTCAGACCACG TGTCAGTTCCAGTTTGTGTGCGAGGCCATCCTGCGAGTCTACAAGGAGAAGCGAGGGGGCTCTGCGGCCCCGTAG
- the ptpn3 gene encoding tyrosine-protein phosphatase non-receptor type 3 isoform X2, whose translation MPNPDLLCLVQLLDGTIETFRVNKQDEGAVLLDRVCDHLDLQERQLFSLQIKESGTAVASVAADAHSPRWLEPERPLKKQLKGVACPFYLNFRVRFFISDPNSLQCEQTRNLYFLQIWTDIKEGRLQCPLSSAVVLASYAVQSELGDHGPSRQSGYLSKCHFIPEQDENFASKVEELHPKHNGLTKSEAELCFLNTARTLELYGVEPHAALDTNNAPLTVGLASSGVAIFCNMICSSFFPWGNIIKISLKRKRFFIHLKRKHGETQDCVVSLVLPCSKTCKNLWRSCVDHHSFFSCSRSAGSPKHNKSNVHSYRRLITQHLGLANSKNESGPVCQRVVGGMVWNPVLRRSISSEYLETKSLPSRSPPSTPNWRSPRVRHGVRKVRPSSMELSGEQKDASEGEDVFYTYRASVGGSKGSEGDASLHQLDEIPLQADDGAAEEDGVSGSVYSNKALGEGDLLLIRIAPDREGKFGFNVKGGVDQKMALAVSHVKPDSPAGRCEPKLLEGDQVVLINGRDISEHTHDQVVMFIRASRESHSRELALLVKRKGPGRAAALLLPSPALALAAPSRGDAPPSPGRSGRVATLDESMRLLERGIQSGTLCFHFENLYRRKPGLSLSCARLPKNMDKNRYRDILPYDATRVALQGQDDYINASHIAVEPPVSGVCLRYVAAQGPLPQTCAHFWQTVWEQQSHTVVMLTTLTERGRTKCHQYWPHPPEGKDYGHVRVTCHSEECNLAYVTRRFTLAHTQRGEERAVTHLQYVAWPDHGVPDDPSDFLLFVGSARERRRAREPLVVHCSAGIGRTGVLITMETALTLLDRGLPVFPLDIVKTLRDQRAMMIQTTCQFQFVCEAILRVYKEKRGGSAAP comes from the exons ATGCCAAATCCGGACCTGCTCTGCCTAGTTCAGCTGCTGGACGGCACCATCGAGACCTTCCGAGTAAAC AAGCAAGATGAAGGTGCGGTTCTGTTGGACCGAGTGTGCGACCACCTGGACCTGCAGGAGAGGCAGCTCTTCAGTCTGCAGATCAAAGAGTCCGGCACGGCCGTCGCCTCCGTCGCAGCCGACGCGCACTCGCCT AGATGGTTGGAGCCTGAGAGACCCTTGAAGAAGCAGCTAAAAG GTGTCGCGTGTCCCTTTTATCTAAACTTCCGGGTGCGCTTCTTCATTTCCGATCCCAACTCTCTGCAGTGTGAACAGACGAG GAACCTTTACTTCCTCCAGATCTGGACTGACATTAAAGAGGGCAG GTTGCAGTGCCCGCTGAGTTCGGCCGTCGTGCTGGCCTCTTACGCCGTCCAGT CCGAGCTGGGGGACCACGGTCCGTCCCGGCAAAGCGGTTACTTGTCAAAGTGCCACTTCATCCCTGAGCAGGACGAGAACTTTGCATCCAAAGTGGAGGAGCTGCATCCCAAGCACAA CGGTCTGACGAAAAGTGAGGCAGAGCTGTGTTTCCTCAACACGGCCCGGACGCTGGAGCTGTACGGCGTGGAGCCGCACGCCGCCCTG GACACCAACAATGCCCCTCTCACGGTGGGCTTGGCATCAAGCGGCGTTGCGATATTCTGTAATATGATTTGCTCCAGTTTCTTCCCCTG GGGAAACATTATCAAGATTTCATTAAAGAGGAAGCGCTTCTTCATCCATCTCAAGCGCAAACAT GGGGAGACCCAGGACTGCGTGGTGTCGCTGGTTCTGCCGTGCTCCAAGACCTGCAAGAACCTGTGGCGCTCCTGTGTGGATCACCACTCCTTCTTCAGCTGCAGCCGCAGCGCCGGGAGccccaaacacaacaaaagcaaCGTTCATTCCTACAGGCGGCTGATTACTCAGCACCTGGGCCTGGCAAACAGTAAAAACGAAAG CGGTCCGGTTTGCCAGCGTGTAGTGGGCGGGATGGTGTGGAACCCGGTCCTGCGCCGGTCCATTTCGTCAGaatatttggaaacaaagaGTCTGCCGTCTAGATCGCCCCCCAGCACGCCCAACTG GCGCAGTCCTCGCGTTCGCCACGGCGTCCGCAAAGTGCGCCCGTCGTCCATGGAGCTGAGCGGCGAGCAGAAAGACGCGTCCGAGGGCGAAGACGTCTTCTACACGTACAGGGCGTCCGTCGGCGGCAGCAAGGGCAGCGAGGGGGACGCGTCGCTGCATCA GTTGGACGAGATCCCGTTGCAAGCCGACGACGGCGCAGCAGAAGAGGACGGCGTCAGCGGCTCCGTCTACAGTAACAAG GCCCTCGGCGAGGGCGACCTGCTGCTGATACGCATTGCCCCCGATCGCGAGGGCAAGTTTGGCTTCAACGTTAAA GGCGGGGTGGATCAGAAGATGGCTCTCGCCGTATCCCACGTTAAACCCGACTCTCCG GCCGGTCGATGTGAGCCCAAACTGCTGGAGGGTGACCAGGTGGTGCTCATCAACGGTCGAGACATTTCTGAACACACGCACGACCAGGTGGTCATGTTCATACGGGCCAGCAGAGAGTCGCACTCCCGGGAGCTGGCCCTGCTCGTCAAACGCAAAG GTCCCGGCCGAGCGGCGGCGCTCCTGCTGCCGTCCCCGGCCCTCGCCCTCGCCGCTCCGTCCCGGGGAGACGCGCCGCCGTCTCCCGGCCGCTCGGGGCGGGTCGCCACGCTGGACGAATCCATGCGACTGTTGGAGAGAGGAATTCAGTCAGGGACGCTGTGCTTCCATTTCGAG AATTTATACAGGAGGAAGCCCGGCTTGTCGCTAAGCTGCGCTCGGCTTCCCAAGAACATGGACAAGAATCGCTACCGGGACATTTTACCCT ATGACGCAACCAGAGTCGCCCTCCAGGGCCAGGACGACTACATCAACGCCAGCCACATCGCG GTGGAACCTCCGGTGTCTGGGGTGTGTTTACGTTATGTTGCAGCTCAGGGTCCACTGCCGCAGACCTGCGCTCACTTTTGGCAAACTGTTTGGGAGCAGCAGTCGCACACCGTCGTCATGCTTACAACTCTGACGGAGCGGGGAAGG ACCAAGTGCCACCAGTACTGGCCGCATCCGCCGGAAGGCAAGGATTACGGACACGTGCGGGTGACGTGTCACTCGGAGGAGTGCAACCTGGCCTACGTGACGCGGCGGTTCACCCTCGCGCACACTCAG CGGGGCGAAGAGCGTGCGGTCACGCACCTGCAGTACGTGGCGTGGCCCGACCACGGCGTACCCGACGACCCCTCCGACTTCCTGCTGTTCGTCGGCTCGGCGCGGGAGAGGAGGCGAGCCCGAGAGCCTCTCGTGGTGCACTGCAG CGCCGGGATCGGACGGACGGGCGTTCTGATCACCATGGAGACGGCGCTGACGCTGCTGGATCGGGGGCTGCCGGTGTTCCCGCTGGACATTGTCAAAACACTGAGAGATCAGCGAGCCATGATGATTCAGACCACG TGTCAGTTCCAGTTTGTGTGCGAGGCCATCCTGCGAGTCTACAAGGAGAAGCGAGGGGGCTCTGCGGCCCCGTAG